In the genome of Coraliomargarita algicola, one region contains:
- a CDS encoding type I restriction endonuclease subunit R, translating into MTDFNTDEKLASQLPAVQLLVAMGYTYLSPEAALRERGGRRSNVLLENVLREQLKTINRIRYKGGEYLFSEENVQSGIERIKHVKYDGLLKTNEAIYDLITLGTALEQSIEGDVKSFNLNYIDWRNWERNSFHVTVEYAVERTRSNETARPDIVLFVNGIPFAVIECKAPGIEVKLGAEQSVRNQNEDYIPKLFTYTQLLLSVNKNQALYATTGTALKFWGVWKEPALDQSGAALTELETLVEQSLSQAVNFQSLSPDHSALSTQGERLATEQDKSLFALCRPQRLLELAWKYTVFDGGIKKIARYQQYFVIQSTLQRIRNYDTEGARRGGVIWHTQGSGKSLTMVLLARNLALDPEVLNPRIVLVTDRDDLDKQLSNTFAACGLEACRATSGRNLLELVAEKQSGIITTLIHKFDKVGSKYSDDSPNIFVLVDESHRTQFGSFSARMRQMFPRACYLGFTGTPLLKKEKNNFAKFGDLIDPHYSISQAVEDGAVVPLLYEGRYVEMTQNQAAVDLWFERHTQGLTKEQQADLKRKYARAEMLSKSDQVIYMQAFDISEHYRETWQGTGFKAQLVAPNKVSALKYQEYLDDIGMVRAEVVISPPDSREGYEETDDEPSDEVVRFWKKMMARYGSEEEYTKQLINQFKHGQEPEILIVVDKLLTGFDAPRNTVLYLCRVLREHTLLQAIARVNRLYEDKPFGYIVDYANVLGELDEALTMYSAFEGFDEADIEGTLLSIHAEVAKLPQRYSDLWALFKTVKHSNDSEAYEQLLADESIRDEFYTRLSEYAKTFSIALSSEKFLFETDEALLARYKQDLKQFQKLKASVKLRYAEAIDYRDYEPKIKKLLDTHIQANEVIQLNEPVNIFDDETFNEVKEEQGVYGKQPRTAAKADTIAHATKKVITEKMDEDPAFYEKFSILIQRAIEDFRAKRLSDLEYLNRVVDIRNKVVGKVHDDVPSVLKGNEDAQAYFGVVKPFFVEHAMAAEALESIAADTALAVDAILQQHFKVNFWDDSDAQKAVIDAIDDYCFDELRAKRGLELSLDQMDAMIEKVMQVARSRG; encoded by the coding sequence ACTTATCTTTCGCCGGAGGCGGCTTTGCGGGAACGTGGCGGGCGGCGCTCAAACGTGCTGTTGGAGAATGTGCTACGTGAGCAGCTCAAAACGATTAATCGTATCCGCTACAAAGGCGGGGAGTATCTCTTTAGCGAGGAAAACGTGCAATCGGGAATCGAGCGGATCAAGCACGTCAAATACGATGGTTTGTTGAAAACGAATGAGGCGATTTACGATCTCATCACTCTCGGAACGGCTTTGGAGCAATCGATCGAGGGCGACGTTAAAAGCTTTAATCTGAATTACATCGATTGGCGCAATTGGGAACGAAACAGTTTTCATGTCACAGTGGAATACGCGGTCGAGCGCACACGTAGCAATGAGACCGCGCGGCCAGACATCGTGCTGTTTGTGAACGGTATTCCTTTTGCCGTGATCGAGTGCAAGGCTCCGGGGATCGAAGTGAAGCTCGGGGCGGAGCAATCAGTTCGCAATCAAAACGAGGATTATATCCCGAAGCTGTTTACCTATACGCAATTGCTACTGTCGGTGAATAAAAATCAGGCCTTGTATGCGACTACTGGCACGGCGCTGAAGTTCTGGGGCGTCTGGAAAGAGCCTGCCTTGGATCAGAGCGGGGCCGCACTGACCGAGTTGGAAACGCTGGTCGAGCAGTCGTTGTCTCAAGCAGTGAATTTTCAGTCACTCAGCCCTGATCATTCAGCACTCAGCACTCAAGGCGAACGCCTTGCCACGGAGCAGGATAAGTCGCTGTTTGCGCTGTGTCGTCCGCAGCGTTTGTTAGAGCTGGCTTGGAAATATACGGTATTCGATGGCGGGATCAAAAAGATCGCCCGTTATCAGCAATATTTTGTCATTCAATCCACACTGCAGCGTATTCGGAATTACGATACTGAGGGCGCGCGTCGTGGCGGCGTGATCTGGCACACGCAAGGTTCCGGCAAGTCGTTGACGATGGTGCTGCTGGCGCGTAATCTAGCACTCGATCCGGAAGTATTGAATCCCCGCATCGTGCTGGTGACGGATCGTGATGATTTGGACAAACAGTTGAGCAACACCTTTGCCGCCTGTGGCTTGGAAGCCTGCCGTGCGACTTCAGGGCGTAACTTGTTGGAATTGGTGGCGGAAAAGCAGTCGGGCATCATCACCACGCTGATCCATAAGTTCGACAAGGTGGGCAGCAAATACAGCGACGACTCGCCGAACATCTTTGTATTGGTGGATGAAAGTCATCGCACCCAGTTTGGCTCGTTCTCGGCACGGATGCGGCAGATGTTTCCGCGTGCCTGCTACCTCGGCTTTACCGGCACGCCCTTGCTTAAGAAAGAGAAAAACAATTTCGCCAAGTTTGGTGATTTGATTGACCCGCATTATTCGATTTCGCAGGCAGTGGAAGATGGGGCTGTGGTGCCGCTACTCTATGAAGGGCGCTATGTCGAGATGACGCAGAATCAGGCGGCGGTTGATCTCTGGTTTGAGCGTCACACCCAAGGGTTGACCAAAGAGCAGCAAGCCGACTTGAAACGAAAATATGCGCGCGCGGAAATGCTGAGTAAGTCGGATCAAGTGATCTACATGCAGGCCTTTGATATCAGCGAGCACTACCGCGAGACCTGGCAAGGGACAGGATTTAAGGCGCAGTTGGTCGCGCCCAACAAAGTCTCGGCGTTGAAATATCAGGAATATCTCGACGACATTGGGATGGTGCGGGCCGAAGTGGTGATTTCGCCCCCTGATAGCCGCGAGGGCTACGAAGAGACCGATGACGAGCCGAGCGACGAGGTGGTGCGCTTCTGGAAAAAGATGATGGCGCGCTATGGCAGCGAGGAGGAATACACCAAGCAGTTGATCAATCAGTTCAAACACGGTCAGGAGCCGGAAATCCTGATTGTGGTGGATAAGCTGCTGACTGGCTTTGATGCGCCGCGCAACACCGTCCTGTATCTCTGCCGCGTACTGCGTGAGCATACGCTGCTGCAAGCCATCGCGCGGGTGAATCGATTATACGAAGATAAGCCATTTGGCTATATCGTCGACTACGCCAACGTGCTAGGAGAGTTGGACGAAGCGCTGACGATGTATAGCGCCTTTGAAGGCTTCGATGAGGCGGATATCGAAGGCACCTTATTGTCGATTCACGCGGAAGTGGCCAAGTTGCCGCAACGCTACTCGGATCTGTGGGCATTGTTCAAAACGGTGAAGCACTCCAATGACTCGGAAGCTTACGAGCAGTTGCTGGCCGACGAGTCGATCCGCGACGAGTTTTATACCCGATTGTCCGAATACGCCAAGACCTTCTCGATCGCGCTGTCCTCGGAGAAGTTTCTGTTCGAAACCGATGAAGCGCTGCTGGCGCGCTATAAGCAGGACCTGAAGCAATTTCAAAAGTTGAAAGCCTCGGTCAAGTTGCGCTACGCCGAAGCCATCGATTACCGCGACTACGAGCCGAAGATCAAGAAGCTGCTGGATACCCATATTCAGGCGAACGAAGTGATTCAGCTCAACGAGCCGGTGAACATCTTTGACGACGAAACCTTTAACGAGGTTAAAGAAGAGCAAGGTGTTTACGGCAAGCAGCCACGCACCGCGGCCAAGGCCGACACCATCGCGCATGCCACTAAGAAGGTGATCACGGAGAAGATGGATGAAGATCCGGCCTTCTATGAGAAATTTTCTATTTTGATCCAGCGCGCCATCGAAGACTTTCGGGCGAAGCGTTTGTCGGATTTGGAGTACCTGAATCGCGTGGTGGACATTCGCAATAAAGTCGTCGGCAAGGTGCATGACGATGTGCCGTCGGTATTGAAGGGCAACGAAGACGCGCAGGCTTACTTTGGGGTGGTGAAGCCTTTCTTTGTCGAGCACGCGATGGCAGCCGAGGCATTAGAAAGCATTGCGGCGGATACCGCGTTGGCGGTGGATGCTATTTTACAGCAGCACTTTAAGGTGAACTTTTGGGACGACAGTGATGCGCAGAAGGCGGTGATCGATGCGATTGATGATTACTGCTTCGATGAACTCAGAGCGAAGCGAGGCCTGGAACTGTCGTTGGATCAAATGGATGCCATGATCGAAAAAGTTATGCAAGTGGCACGTTCCCGAGGCTAA